A genome region from Dehalococcoidia bacterium includes the following:
- a CDS encoding aminoglycoside phosphotransferase family protein → MTYHLPPIESWTDWTRTYNDISLWRPVVAALCASEGIRFQRIERPRSNTNAVFILDCRLVVKIYSPFWSEYDIEPKLIEVLTAEGTVPVPKIIASGRYQDRATWPYLVIEHRTGATLESLRPELSHEELMFIATQVGALTKALHETEIDKLEGSDAGETWDELVDRRRREVLPELVDRGLTTSDVTKTLAGILDDVIDDSGSRPRVIVHGDLESDHVLLSRTDGQWRVSAIIDFGDAWVGARDYEWMPLWLGLFDRNIDEMRAFLKSYDPTLLADQALPRRIIAWTLLHDFGTDAISELLQRINTPTPIKTFDELSNIVWPGLTDITQT, encoded by the coding sequence TTGACCTACCATCTCCCACCAATTGAATCATGGACAGACTGGACCAGGACGTACAACGACATCTCCCTCTGGAGACCAGTCGTCGCCGCCCTCTGCGCATCCGAAGGCATTCGCTTTCAGCGCATAGAGAGGCCACGCTCGAACACCAACGCCGTGTTCATCCTCGACTGTCGCCTTGTCGTCAAGATCTACAGCCCGTTCTGGTCGGAGTACGACATAGAGCCGAAGCTGATCGAGGTCCTGACCGCCGAAGGTACCGTTCCCGTTCCGAAGATCATCGCGTCAGGCCGGTACCAGGACAGGGCCACTTGGCCATACCTTGTAATTGAACACCGCACCGGTGCGACACTCGAATCGCTAAGGCCTGAACTCAGCCACGAAGAGCTCATGTTCATCGCCACCCAGGTCGGCGCCTTAACGAAGGCCCTTCACGAGACGGAAATCGACAAACTCGAAGGCTCCGACGCCGGCGAGACCTGGGACGAACTGGTAGACCGAAGGCGACGAGAGGTGCTCCCCGAGCTGGTCGACCGCGGGCTGACAACTTCCGACGTCACCAAAACACTGGCAGGCATCCTGGACGATGTCATCGACGACTCCGGGTCGAGACCACGAGTAATCGTCCATGGCGACCTAGAATCCGATCACGTCCTGCTCTCCAGGACGGACGGGCAGTGGAGAGTCAGCGCCATCATCGACTTCGGCGACGCCTGGGTAGGTGCCAGAGACTACGAGTGGATGCCACTCTGGCTCGGCCTCTTCGACAGGAACATCGACGAGATGCGCGCCTTCCTCAAGTCGTACGACCCAACCCTCCTGGCAGACCAGGCACTCCCACGCCGGATCATAGCCTGGACACTACTCCACGACTTCGGCACCGACGCCATCTCCGAACTACTCCAAAGGATCAACACCCCAACACCCATCAAGACCTTCGACGAGTTAAGCAACATAGTCTGGCCCGGCTTAACTGACATCACACAGACATAA
- a CDS encoding SDR family oxidoreductase produces the protein MPHFDLTGHIAIVTGGNHGIGAATARALADCGARVLVSYLRVDEGEDAGMTDEYRRARASDAEHVIAYIRGNGGVATAVEADLADTQTPRHLFDIAEANLGPVDILVNNASGWRQDTFSGDSRDGYGRLLRQVSAETFDRQFLVDARGTATMIAEFARRHTERGAAWGRIIGLTSGGPNGFPGEVSYGAAKAALENYTMSAAFELAHLGITANIVYPPVTDTGWITEEVRRTVRDSSDLIHIAEPEDVAPVIAYLASNHARFITGNIVRLR, from the coding sequence ATGCCACACTTCGATCTGACTGGCCACATCGCAATTGTTACCGGAGGCAATCACGGCATCGGTGCCGCCACTGCCCGCGCCCTGGCCGATTGCGGCGCTCGAGTGCTTGTTTCCTACCTCAGAGTCGACGAAGGTGAGGATGCCGGTATGACCGACGAATACCGTCGGGCCCGCGCCTCCGACGCCGAGCACGTTATAGCTTACATCCGTGGGAATGGCGGGGTGGCGACTGCCGTGGAAGCCGACCTTGCCGACACGCAGACTCCACGACACCTGTTCGACATCGCTGAGGCCAACCTCGGCCCGGTGGACATCCTTGTCAACAACGCCTCCGGATGGCGACAGGACACCTTTTCCGGCGATAGCAGGGACGGTTACGGCCGGCTCCTTCGCCAGGTCTCCGCCGAGACTTTTGACCGGCAGTTTCTGGTGGATGCCCGCGGCACGGCCACGATGATCGCCGAGTTCGCGAGGCGTCACACAGAACGCGGCGCAGCGTGGGGTCGCATCATCGGCCTGACATCGGGCGGTCCAAACGGATTTCCGGGAGAAGTCTCCTACGGAGCCGCCAAGGCCGCCCTCGAGAACTACACCATGTCAGCAGCGTTCGAGCTCGCCCACCTGGGAATCACGGCCAACATAGTGTACCCACCGGTCACCGACACAGGCTGGATCACAGAAGAAGTGAGACGCACCGTCCGCGACAGTTCCGACCTCATTCACATCGCCGAGCCAGAAGACGTCGCCCCCGTAATCGCCTACCTAGCCTCCAACCATGCACGCTTTATCACCGGTAATATCGTGCGCCTTCGATGA
- a CDS encoding endonuclease/exonuclease/phosphatase family protein, with the protein MRIATYNLCNSTCNWHERLYAIVEEIASLEADVVAMQEAPSQVLESSSFVQFFKETTDYLEVSHLSYPEEENEGLRSEGLAILSRLPVRDVRTNWENNALTENNWAARVTLEWSGVSLSLTNVHLDWENARSRQRYIARIVSELIDSCSTDYDILCGDFNEGSQGAISQMLQQQTTMQDYNTQWTDLAVLAYSALGQSPPSTLISNIDSSEGTLDGESSDRRFDRIYLRANDKAEPRVSGAGLFGMGSNGRMIVPSDHYGVYVDIDWNEEA; encoded by the coding sequence AGCGACTATATGCAATCGTCGAAGAGATCGCGTCTCTTGAAGCGGATGTTGTGGCGATGCAGGAAGCCCCATCTCAAGTATTGGAGAGCAGTTCGTTTGTGCAGTTCTTCAAGGAGACTACGGACTACCTGGAAGTCTCGCACCTATCTTACCCAGAGGAGGAGAATGAAGGTCTCAGATCTGAGGGGCTGGCTATCCTTAGCAGGCTGCCAGTGAGGGACGTTCGAACTAATTGGGAGAACAATGCGCTAACTGAGAACAACTGGGCTGCCAGGGTTACTCTCGAATGGAGTGGCGTTTCCCTGAGCCTTACAAACGTCCACCTAGACTGGGAGAACGCTCGCAGTCGTCAACGGTACATTGCGCGCATCGTCAGCGAGTTGATAGACAGCTGCTCAACTGACTATGACATTCTTTGCGGTGACTTCAACGAAGGCAGCCAAGGCGCGATCTCTCAAATGCTCCAGCAGCAGACAACGATGCAGGACTACAACACACAGTGGACTGATCTAGCTGTCCTAGCTTACTCAGCCCTAGGACAATCACCACCATCTACATTGATTTCGAACATCGATTCTAGTGAGGGCACACTGGACGGTGAGAGTTCAGACAGGCGTTTCGACAGGATCTATTTGCGAGCGAATGACAAGGCAGAACCGAGAGTTTCAGGAGCCGGGCTGTTTGGCATGGGCAGTAATGGCCGTATGATCGTGCCTTCAGACCACTACGGTGTTTATGTCGACATCGATTGGAATGAGGAAGCGTAA